In Musa acuminata AAA Group cultivar baxijiao chromosome BXJ3-11, Cavendish_Baxijiao_AAA, whole genome shotgun sequence, one DNA window encodes the following:
- the LOC135652896 gene encoding uncharacterized protein LOC135652896 gives MMREFTGNKELVRHGVTRFATSFLTLQSVHRQKHTLRNMFTSEKWVTSKWAKEAKGKRAADIILMPSFWNHVVYILKVMGPLVRVLRLVDNENKPAMGYIYEAMDRAKETIKRSFNENEEKYEKIFTIIDERWNCQLHRPLHAAGYYLNPEFFYKIKSIGFDAEVLGGLYQCVARLVPSIEVQDKIIHELSLYKNAEGLFGIPIAVRSRTTTSPAEWWSLFGNSTPNLQKFAVKVLSLTCSASGCERNWSVFEHVSITKYFYFN, from the exons atgatgagagaatttacagggaataaagaattagtgagacatggtgttacccgatttgctacttcattcttgacattacagagcgtgcatcgtcaaaaacatactctgagaaatatgtttacctctgagaaatgggtgacaagcaaatgggcaaaagaagcaaaaggcaagagggctgctgatatcatattaatgccatccttttggaatcatgtagtttatatattaaaggtaatgggccctcttgttcgagtccttcgattggtggataatgaaaataagcctgcaatgggatatatttatgaggctatggatagagcaaaggagacgattaaaagatcttttaatgaaaatgaagaaaaatatgagaaaatttttacaatcattgacgaaagatggaattgtcaacttcatcgtcccttacatgcagcaggatattatttgaaccctgaattcttttataagattaaatctattggatttgatgcagaagttttgggtgggttatatcagtgtgttgcaagattagttcccagcattgaggttcaagataagattattcatgaattatctttatataaaaatgctgaaggtctttttggaattccaattgccgttcgatccaggacaactacctctccag ctgaatggtggagtctatttggaaattccaccccgaacttacagaaatttgctgtcaaagtacttagtttgacatgtagtgcttcgggttgtgagcgaaattggagtgtctttgagcatgtaagtattactaaatatttttattttaattaa
- the LOC103970592 gene encoding myosin-2, with product MFSASVMVNRSSLEIFLDEIRQRDERPKDLPPALPLRPTSRGRLPSWRRPLPVHLNLERGAPRSLLSNSVEGEDEEDEQTRKNERDVEQLAESPCLKTPDLVRYEKRVQIDDGSDSPAFSLPPAVGGVIKYSMNEVSGMEDDRNQTSQGIIWVQKSFRGFRACSYYQQLKKGATVLQSFVRGESTRHNFEVLKKRWRAAILIQQHLRRCFARTVFNNQRKDIIFLQSVIRGRLARNHFTALKKIEVLKSGHTYLKKREVSMVSHVQLIKGGSARDSPELVKDTESEHPQLDPSVLAQFQSQVCKAEAALRDKEEENAVLKQQLREYEMRWSEYESKMKSMERTWQKQLISLQMNFAGARKSFILEEMTNRPRQQIAARINHHYEAEDKTPAVTVAKPVNASTVMPVRDNDSTRNGAIQLTIEFGQHRQVFHDDAGALVEGKSEQLGASMNRRKLKARFASWRKWLCIASAR from the exons ATGTTTTCAGCTAGCGTAATGGTCAATCGGAGCTCGCTGGAGATATTTCTGGATGAGATCAGGCAGAGGGATGAGCGGCCTAAGGATCTGCCACCCGCTTTGCCTCTCCGGCCAACCTCCAGGGGACGCCTGCCCAGTTGGAGAAGGCCATTGCCCGTGCACCTTAATCTCGAAAGAGGTGCACCCAGAAGCTTGTTGAGCAACTCCGTGGAAGGCGAAGACGAGGAAGACGAACAGACACGAAAGAATGAGAGGGATGTGGAGCAACTGGCAGAATCGCCATGCCTCAAAACCCCAGACCTGGTGAGGTATGAAAAGAGAGTGCAGATCGATGATGGGTCAGATTCACCTGCTTTCTCCTTGCCGCCAGCAGTTGGTGGTGTCATCAAGTATTCCATGAATGAG GTTTCCGGAATGGAAGACGATAGAAATCAGACTTCGCAGGGAATTATCTGGGTTCAAAAAAGCTTTCGTGGTTTCCGAGCTTGTTCTTACTATCAACAGCTGAAGAAAGGAGCAACCGTGTTGCAATCAT TCGTACGAGGTGAAAGCACAAGGCATAATTTTGAGGTCTTGAAGAAGAGATGGAGGGCAGCTATACTTATCCAACAGCATTTGAGGCGGTGTTTTGCTAGGACTGTTTTTAATAACCAGCGGAAGGACATTATATTTTTGCAGTCTG TTATCCGTGGTCGGCTGGCGAGGAACCATTTTACTGCTTTAAAGAAAATTGAGGTGTTAAAGTCTGGTCATACTTATTTGAAGAAAAGGGAGGTGTCAATGGTCAGTCATGTTCAACTAATCAAAGGAGGGTCAGCAAGGGATTCTCCAGAACTTGTGAAG GACACTGAGAGTGAGCATCCTCAGTTGGACCCCTCTGTTTTAGCTCAATTTCAGAGTCAGGTGTGTAAGGCAGAAGCAGCACTGAGAGACAAAGAAGAGGAGAATGCTGTTCTGAAACAGCAGCTTCGAGAGTATGAGATGAGGTGGTCAGAATACGAGTCGAAAATGAAATCTATGGAAAGGACTTGGCAGAAACAATTGATCTCTTTGCAG ATGAACTTTGCTGGTGCAAGAAAAAGCTTTATTCTTGAAGAAATGACAAACCGGCCTCGACAGCAGATAGCAGCACGAATTAATCACCACTATGAAGCTGAAGATAAGACGCCAGCAGTCACAGTAGCCAAACCCGTCAATGCTTCTACTGTCATGCCTGTGAGAGACAATGATAGCACTCGTAATGGGGCGATCCAACTCACGATAGAGTTTGGTCAGCACAGGCAAGTCTTCCACGATGATGCTGGGGCACTGGTTGAAGGGAAATCAGAGCAATTGGGTGCCAGCATGAACCGTCGTAAACTTAAAGCTCGTTTTGCTTCATGGAGAAAATGGTTGTGCATAGCCAGTGCAAGATGA
- the LOC103970591 gene encoding E3 ubiquitin-protein ligase CSU1-like: MPQRHSKNNNYLAFFTHEEKLKLGYGTQRERLGRDSIGPFDPCCLCIKHLIHPLFCQKGHLLCNECILECLLTQKKDIERRIAETSHQNLKMRRELHHDISHEIITSAVNFRVWNLDHIDYKSHKSSRSIDQQIKANALGSRQYWINNNTILSGAISSH; encoded by the exons ATGCCGCAGCGGCACTCGAAGAACAACAATTACCTTGCATTCTTCACCCACGAGGAGAAGCTCAAGCTCGGATACGGCACGCAGCGGGAGCGGCTCGGCAGGGACTCCATCGGGCCCTTTGACCCTTGTTGCCTCTGCATCAAGCACCTCATCCACCCTCTTTTCTGCCAGAAGGGGCACCTCTTGTGCAATGAGTGTATCCTTGAGTGCCTCCTTACCCAGAAGAAGGACATCGAGAG GCGGATTGCGGAAACCAGCCACCAAAACTTGAAGATGAGAAGGGAATTGCATCATGATATTTCTCATGAGATTATTACCAGTGCAGTTAATTTTCGTGTCTGGAATCTTGATCATATAGATTACAAGTCTCATAAGTCGAGTCGCAGCATCGACCAGCAAATCAAAGCCAATGCATTGGGCTCCCGTCAATATTGGATAAACAACAACACAATTTTATCTG GAGCAATCTCTTCACACTAA
- the LOC135653296 gene encoding uncharacterized protein LOC135653296 isoform X1, with protein sequence MGPVVGSVLPSLGRVRLADLVASEGLPPDSYKISVSTLTQSFAQYSAAIIELSPGDSALLRSGLESARLFFHQRAYPPADMVHTNETREWCKTSGYYADPQLWQETYDYRPGLTAAEPHGSMEFPPAGLPDIFAVLGKAARDVLDAISFSLNLRSFSFAEILDNMPLRSREISSSVLSVCCHSRPSFQGAQNHNLTAQEDGQLVMFPDHEHQVDKALITLVKSDMAGLHIKDFHGRWILVDGDLGPQDAIIYPGLALYQATAGYVSPAMLRVEMGNLQSNMYGRCSLAFKLMPRSMASLSCSEMRAAGHGVEAQFQIPIPVDDFMQRSHSTDQFAKLNYPSYTFQPGQDASMKPHIKSKKDKTRCKPLPPSKKLRLEAQRVLKERVQDIAEKKGIKLRFCNLKECEGHMLSMDSPCGNIRMEIGWPPGVPFVHPHDLPNKAKLGFLEAYEPGWAASQQDMELSLLNLDMPDIG encoded by the exons ATGGGTCCCGTGGTAGGGAGTGTTCTTCCATCTCTTGGTCGTGTAAGGCTCGCTGATCTTGTAGCCTCTGAAGGTCTTCCTCCAGACTCTTACAAGATCTCTGTATCAACACTAACACAATCCTTTGCTCAGTATTCTGCTGCTATCATTGAGTTATCTCCTGGAGACAGTGCTCTTTTAAGATCTGGTCTGGAATCTGCGCGTTTGTTTTTTCATCAGCGTGCGTACCCTCCTGCTGATATGGTTCATACAAATGAAACCCGTGAGTGGTGCAAGACATCTGGATATTATGCGGACCCTCAACTGTGGCAAGAAACATATGATTACAGGCCTGGTCTTACTGCAGCAGAGCCTCATGGTTCAATGGAATTTCCTCCAGCTGGCTTGCCTGACATATTTGCAGTTCTTGGCAAGGCTGCCCGAGATGTATTGGATGCTATCAGCTTTTCTTTAAATTTGCGCAGCTTTTCATTTGCTGAAATACTTGATAACATGCCTTTGAGAAGTAGGGAGATATCCTCCTCAGTTCTTTCAGTATGCTGTCATTCAAGACCATCATTCCAAGGAGCACAAAACCACAATTTGACAGCACAGGAAGATGGACAGCTGGTCATGTTCCCAGATCATGAGCATCAAGTTGATAAGGCCTTAATTACTCTTGTCAAGTCAGATATGGCAGGATTGCATATAAAAGACTTCCATGGACGTTGGATCCTTGTTGATGGAGATCTTGGCCCTCAAGATGCAATTATTTATCCTGGACTTGCACTTTACCAGGCAACTGCGGGTTATGTGAGCCCTGCCATGCTTAGGGTAGAGATGGGCAATTTGCAAAGTAACATGTATGGAAGATGCTCTTTGGCTTTCAAGCTCATGCCTAGATCCATGGCAAGTCTTAGCTGTTCAGAGATGAGAGCAGCTGGTCATGGAGTTGAAGCACAATTCCAGATTCCTATACCGGTGGATGACTTTATGCAGAGGTCACACTCTACTGATCAATTCGCTAAACTTAATTATCCCAGCTACACGTTTCAACCTGGCCAAGATG CATCCATGAAACCTCATATAAAGAGTAAGAAGGACAAGACGAGGTGCAAGCCTTTGCCTCCTTCTAAGAAACTACGTCTGGAGGCTCAGAGGGTCCTCAAGGAGCGTGTTCAAGATATTGCTGAAAAGAAGGGCATAAAACTCAGGTTTTGTAATCTTAAGGAGTGTGAGGGCCACATGCTATCAATGGACAGCCCATGTGGGAATATAAGAATGGAGATTGGATGGCCTCCTGGTGTTCCATTTGTTCATCCACATGACCTTCCTAACAAGGCGAAGCTTGGCTTCCTCGAAGCTTATGAGCCTGGTTGGGCAGCTTCTCAGCAAGATATGGAGTTAAGTTTATTGAACCTGGACATGCCAGATATTGGTTAA
- the LOC135653309 gene encoding uncharacterized protein LOC135653309 isoform X1 encodes MSSGEVRKVSRQDIQLVQNLIERCLQLYMNQREVIDTLSFQAKIEPSFTQLVWQKLEEENREFFEAYHVRLILKNQILIFNKLLEKQVELMQRACPSVVAAVPHPNGSNSSLHQAPSCYMPQHASTSSRLDNMLGNGGFSCAFLNGRPSGQGGNYLGDDSSILAGSMNASTSMLSAPSSNMGRIPGISRTIIKSEHDYSNNSEFPFSNDSSILEAHQPTGDASAGSFSSSELTGQPLNDALLDIDTSSLGFSQITRNFSFSDLTDDFTHCADILENYDRSPYLPPDSNNFSDSPAREFKEEDIRKLESISEGVSYEDFGSDSLDI; translated from the exons ATGTCTAGTGGAGAAGTCAGGAAGGTCTCCCGACAGGACATACAGCTA GTTCAGAATCTTATTGAACGGTGTCTGCAGTTGTATATGAACCAGAGAGAAGTTATCGACACTTTGTCATTCCAGGCAAAGATAGAGCCTAGTTTCACTCAACttg TTTGGCAAAAACTTGAGGAGGAGAATCGAGaattttttgaagcatatcatGTTAGACTGATACTCAAGAACCAAATATTGATTTTCAACAAGCTCCTTGAGAAACAGGTTGAGCTGATGCAGAGAGCATGTCCTTCTGTAGTTGCTGCTGTACCCCATCCCAATGGCTCTAATTCTTCTT TGCATCAAGCTCCATCCTGCTATATGCCTCAACATGCATCCACATCATCAAGGCTAGATAATATGCTTGGCAATGGAGGTTTTTCCTGTGCTTTTTTAAATGGTAGGCCATCAGGACAAGGAGGAAACTACCTTGGCGATGATTCCTCAATTCTTGCTGGGAGCATGAATGCCTCGACAAGCATGTTATCTGCACCTAGCTCCAACATGGGAAGAATTCCTGGGATCAGTCGGACAATAATCAAGTCAGAACATGATTATTCAAACAACTCTGAGTTTCCATTCAGTAATGATAGCAGTATCTTGGAAGCACACCAACCAACCGGAGATGCTTCAGCTGGATCCTTCAGTAGCTCGGAGTTGACTGGACAACCACTAAATGATGCTCTACTGGATATCGATACATCTTCACTTGGATTTAGTCAGATTACTCGAAATTTCAGTTTTTCAGATTTAACAGATGACTTCACTCACTGTGCTG ATATATTGGAGAATTATGATAGGTCTCCATATCTTCCACCAGATTCAAATAACTTCTCAGACTCTCCGGCGAGGGAATTCAAAG AGGAAGACATTAGGAAACTAGAATCCATATCCGAAGGAGTCAGTTATGAGGACTTTGGAAGCGACTCACTTGACATCTAA
- the LOC135652542 gene encoding protein EXORDIUM-like 7: MASCTDHMVVEKMSRLCLLLLAFSCVVAAAAFSWQRHHPHRPDRLAASSELVDVAYHMGPVLASPANIYTIWYGHWEAAPQGIIRDFLLSLSSPSPSPSIAEWWRTVRLYADQTGSNVTGSFVLAGEVHDSAYSHGATLSRLAIQSIIRSAVAAHPQRLPLDPHGGLYLVLTSPDVRVEDFCREVCGFHYFTFPEIVGVTVPYAWVGHSGSQCPGMCAYPFALPDYMGGASNANGSGGGIQVLGAPNGDVGADGMVSVIAHELAEMSSNPLINAWYAGSDPAAPTEIADLCIGVYGSGGGGGYVGSVFKSSEGESYNLNGVKGRRFLVQWVWNPVKKSCFGPNAID, translated from the coding sequence ATGGCCTCCTGCACAGACCATATGGTGGTGGAAAAGATGAGCAGGCTGTGTCTTCTCCTCCTCGCATTCTCTTGCGTCGTAGCTGCGGCGGCCTTCTCATGGCAGCGCCATCACCCACACCGACCTGACCGTTTGGCGGCCTCCTCGGAGCTGGTGGACGTCGCATACCACATGGGTCCTGTCCTCGCCTCCCCCGCCAACATCTACACCATATGGTATGGCCACTGGGAGGCGGCTCCGCAAGGCATCATCAGGGACTTCCTGCTTtccctctcctccccttctccttcccctTCCATCGCCGAGTGGTGGCGCACCGTCCGCCTCTACGCCGACCAGACCGGCTCCAACGTCACCGGCAGCTTCGTGCTGGCCGGCGAGGTGCACGACTCGGCCTACTCGCACGGGGCCACCCTGTCCCGCCTGGCTATCCAGTCCATTATCCGGTCCGCCGTCGCCGCGCACCCGCAGCGGCTGCCGCTGGACCCGCACGGCGGGCTCTACCTGGTTCTGACCTCGCCCGACGTCCGGGTGGAGGACTTCTGCAGGGAGGTGTGCGGCTTCCACTACTTCACCTTCCCGGAGATCGTCGGCGTGACGGTGCCGTACGCATGGGTCGGGCACAGCGGCTCGCAGTGCCCGGGGATGTGCGCGTACCCCTTCGCGCTGCCGGACTACATGGGAGGGGCCAGCAACGCCAACGGCAGCGGCGGTGGCATCCAGGTGTTGGGAGCGCCCAACGGGGACGTCGGGGCCGATGGCATGGTGAGTGTGATAGCGCACGAGCTGGCGGAGATGTCGAGCAACCCGCTGATCAATGCATGGTATGCGGGCAGTGACCCGGCGGCTCCAACGGAGATCGCCGACCTCTGCATCGGGGTTTATGgatcaggaggaggaggagggtacgTGGGGAGCGTGTTCAAGAGCTCGGAAGGGGAGAGCTACAATTTGAATGGCGTGAAGGGGAGGAGGTTTCTCGTGCAGTGGGTGTGGAATCCTGTGAAGAAGAGTTGTTTTGGCCCAAATGCCATTGATTGA
- the LOC135653296 gene encoding uncharacterized protein LOC135653296 isoform X2, with product MGPVVGSVLPSLGRVRLADLVASEGLPPDSYKISVSTLTQSFAQYSAAIIELSPGDSALLRSGLESARLFFHQRAYPPADMVHTNETREWCKTSGYYADPQLWQETYDYRPGLTAAEPHGSMEFPPAGLPDIFAVLGKAARDVLDAISFSLNLRSFSFAEILDNMPLRSREISSSVLSVCCHSRPSFQGAQNHNLTAQEDGQLVMFPDHEHQVDKALITLVKSDMAGLHIKDFHGRWILVDGDLGPQDAIIYPGLALYQATAGYVSPAMLRVEMGNLQSNMYGRCSLAFKLMPRSMASLSCSEMRAAGHGVEAQFQIPIPVDDFMQRSHSTDQFAKLNYPSYTFQPGQDASMKPHIKSKKDKTRCKPLPPSKKLRLEAQRVLKERVQDIAEKKGIKLRFCNLKECEGHMLSMDSPCGNIRMEIGWPPGVPFVHPHDLPNKAKLGFLEAYEPGWAASQQDMESQSS from the exons ATGGGTCCCGTGGTAGGGAGTGTTCTTCCATCTCTTGGTCGTGTAAGGCTCGCTGATCTTGTAGCCTCTGAAGGTCTTCCTCCAGACTCTTACAAGATCTCTGTATCAACACTAACACAATCCTTTGCTCAGTATTCTGCTGCTATCATTGAGTTATCTCCTGGAGACAGTGCTCTTTTAAGATCTGGTCTGGAATCTGCGCGTTTGTTTTTTCATCAGCGTGCGTACCCTCCTGCTGATATGGTTCATACAAATGAAACCCGTGAGTGGTGCAAGACATCTGGATATTATGCGGACCCTCAACTGTGGCAAGAAACATATGATTACAGGCCTGGTCTTACTGCAGCAGAGCCTCATGGTTCAATGGAATTTCCTCCAGCTGGCTTGCCTGACATATTTGCAGTTCTTGGCAAGGCTGCCCGAGATGTATTGGATGCTATCAGCTTTTCTTTAAATTTGCGCAGCTTTTCATTTGCTGAAATACTTGATAACATGCCTTTGAGAAGTAGGGAGATATCCTCCTCAGTTCTTTCAGTATGCTGTCATTCAAGACCATCATTCCAAGGAGCACAAAACCACAATTTGACAGCACAGGAAGATGGACAGCTGGTCATGTTCCCAGATCATGAGCATCAAGTTGATAAGGCCTTAATTACTCTTGTCAAGTCAGATATGGCAGGATTGCATATAAAAGACTTCCATGGACGTTGGATCCTTGTTGATGGAGATCTTGGCCCTCAAGATGCAATTATTTATCCTGGACTTGCACTTTACCAGGCAACTGCGGGTTATGTGAGCCCTGCCATGCTTAGGGTAGAGATGGGCAATTTGCAAAGTAACATGTATGGAAGATGCTCTTTGGCTTTCAAGCTCATGCCTAGATCCATGGCAAGTCTTAGCTGTTCAGAGATGAGAGCAGCTGGTCATGGAGTTGAAGCACAATTCCAGATTCCTATACCGGTGGATGACTTTATGCAGAGGTCACACTCTACTGATCAATTCGCTAAACTTAATTATCCCAGCTACACGTTTCAACCTGGCCAAGATG CATCCATGAAACCTCATATAAAGAGTAAGAAGGACAAGACGAGGTGCAAGCCTTTGCCTCCTTCTAAGAAACTACGTCTGGAGGCTCAGAGGGTCCTCAAGGAGCGTGTTCAAGATATTGCTGAAAAGAAGGGCATAAAACTCAGGTTTTGTAATCTTAAGGAGTGTGAGGGCCACATGCTATCAATGGACAGCCCATGTGGGAATATAAGAATGGAGATTGGATGGCCTCCTGGTGTTCCATTTGTTCATCCACATGACCTTCCTAACAAGGCGAAGCTTGGCTTCCTCGAAGCTTATGAGCCTGGTTGGGCAGCTTCTCAGCAAGATATGGA GAGTCAGTCTTCATAA
- the LOC135653309 gene encoding uncharacterized protein LOC135653309 isoform X2 yields MSSGEVRKVSRQDIQLVQNLIERCLQLYMNQREVIDTLSFQAKIEPSFTQLVWQKLEEENREFFEAYHVRLILKNQILIFNKLLEKQVELMQRACPSVVAAVPHPNGSNSSLHQAPSCYMPQHASTSSRLDNMLGNGGFSCAFLNGRPSGQGGNYLGDDSSILAGSMNASTSMLSAPSSNMGRIPGISRTIIKSEHDYSNNSEFPFSNDSSILEAHQPTGDASAGSFSSSELTGQPLNDALLDIDTSSLGFSQITRNFSFSDLTDDFTHCADILENYDRSPYLPPDSNNFSDSPAREFKG; encoded by the exons ATGTCTAGTGGAGAAGTCAGGAAGGTCTCCCGACAGGACATACAGCTA GTTCAGAATCTTATTGAACGGTGTCTGCAGTTGTATATGAACCAGAGAGAAGTTATCGACACTTTGTCATTCCAGGCAAAGATAGAGCCTAGTTTCACTCAACttg TTTGGCAAAAACTTGAGGAGGAGAATCGAGaattttttgaagcatatcatGTTAGACTGATACTCAAGAACCAAATATTGATTTTCAACAAGCTCCTTGAGAAACAGGTTGAGCTGATGCAGAGAGCATGTCCTTCTGTAGTTGCTGCTGTACCCCATCCCAATGGCTCTAATTCTTCTT TGCATCAAGCTCCATCCTGCTATATGCCTCAACATGCATCCACATCATCAAGGCTAGATAATATGCTTGGCAATGGAGGTTTTTCCTGTGCTTTTTTAAATGGTAGGCCATCAGGACAAGGAGGAAACTACCTTGGCGATGATTCCTCAATTCTTGCTGGGAGCATGAATGCCTCGACAAGCATGTTATCTGCACCTAGCTCCAACATGGGAAGAATTCCTGGGATCAGTCGGACAATAATCAAGTCAGAACATGATTATTCAAACAACTCTGAGTTTCCATTCAGTAATGATAGCAGTATCTTGGAAGCACACCAACCAACCGGAGATGCTTCAGCTGGATCCTTCAGTAGCTCGGAGTTGACTGGACAACCACTAAATGATGCTCTACTGGATATCGATACATCTTCACTTGGATTTAGTCAGATTACTCGAAATTTCAGTTTTTCAGATTTAACAGATGACTTCACTCACTGTGCTG ATATATTGGAGAATTATGATAGGTCTCCATATCTTCCACCAGATTCAAATAACTTCTCAGACTCTCCGGCGAGGGAATTCAAAG GTTGA
- the LOC135653365 gene encoding uncharacterized protein LOC135653365, translating into MGVLSWWKGKGASPSSVTKGDTGKKPEVASEEVPGMNGAVDVRRPGDVTVFEFGSVAASGDRMTLAGYCPVSDELEPCRWEIIPAVGTDAPQFRIVF; encoded by the coding sequence ATGGGGGTGCTATCCTGGTGGAAGGGGAAGGGTGCGTCTCCGTCGTCGGTGACGAAGGGCGACACTGGCAAGAAGCCAGAGGTTGCATCCGAGGAGGTACCGGGAATGAACGGGGCGGTGGACGTGCGGCGACCGGGAGACGTGACGGTGTTCGAGTTCGGCTCGGTGGCGGCGTCCGGCGACAGGATGACTCTCGCTGGCTACTGCCCCGTCTCCGACGAGCTCGAGCCGTGCCGGTGGGAGATCATCCCCGCTGTTGGGACGGACGCCCCTCAGTTCCGCATCGTCTTCTAG